GTAGCATATTGAAGTGTGTTGTTATTTGAATTTGTATACTAATAAAAAGATAGACTATTTAGGTATTATTGTAGATGTTTTATAAAAGATTGTTGACAGATAGCTAGGTACCTTTATATCATCTTATTTCACAGTCTCCATATTCTATGTGTTCTTGTCctaatattcttttttttaatgttgtggtttaatttttaaagtaacCTGCTTTGAATTCCAACAAATATCAGATGACAAAACAACCTTAAGAACAATGTGTTTCACTCCCATCCTAATTATAGCATCCATTACATATACATTGTGTTACCTAGCAACAGAATTTTTAAGAGTTATTCCTTTTAGATTATCGAATTGTAGGTAACATGGGTGAAGGGACTTCTCAGAAGTTCTCAAATGCCAGAGTCTTCTGGATGGCAAGCTTTACGCTTGTAaaagaatgaaacaaaaatataccaggTAAATGTACTCTTAAATTTGCTGGGTGCatcatatttttaatgtacGTGATATTAGCATTGAACAAGTAAATAATCTACGAGAAATTCAGCTCTTCGCCGCCTAATCCTCATTCTAATGTTATTTGAACTCAAAGAAGTCCGTCTTGTAAGTTTCATACATTGCTATTAccttatatatgatatatgccACTCACCTTCTAGTGACCGATACAATGGGTACCTTATCACTCATTTTGGAACTCATGGATATGAATATTTATGAGCTAATTAAAGGTATTTGCAAAAGGGCATTAACTCCATGAGAGCTTTGTAATTTTGTTACAGATCGTAGAAGTCATCTTCCGAGTCCaaagttaaattatatatgtatcaaCTTTGTAAATCTATTTACCATATGCATCGAAATGGAATATTTCACAGAGATGTCAAACCTGAAAACATTCTCATCAAAGTACAActatttttaaacagtttataACGCATTAAATCATccatctgttttatttataggaCAATGTGTTAAAATTAGCTGACTTTGGTTCTTGTAAGAGCATGTATTCAAAGTTACCATATACAGAATACATATCTACAAGATGTGTAAACTGGTAACTGCCCATTCACTGTACCTCTGATCTTCCAAACATTTTAGGTATAGAGCACCAGAATGTCTACTAACAGATGGTCACTATGGTTACAAAATGGACATGTGGAGTATTGGATGCGTTCTGTTCGAGCTCATGAGGTATGTCATGTCAGTAGTACATTGTCTTTTCATTTCTATGTGTCTCTTTAAAGTCTACGACCACTCTTTCCTGGTTCAAATGAGTTAGACCAGATTTCAAAAATTCACGAAATTGTTGGATCTCCTTCTGCCGAGGTTTTAGATAAATTTAGAAAAATGTAAGTAAAaatttttcaaataaattaatatatgcactttcttataGCCAATCTCGAAGTATGGACTTCAATTTCCATATAAGCATGCTACAGGGATATCTCCATTACTAAGACATGCTTCTAAACAGTGCATTGATCTAATAACTaaactatgtatgtatgatccAGATGACAGGTAGGACCACTAATGTAATAGACTCCTAACTCTATAGTTTTGTATAGACTTACTGCTAAGAGCTTTAAGGCATCCTTTCTTTAAGGATTTGAGGTAACAGTGATGATTCTGTATTAATGTATTGAATATTGGGTCAATAGAGAAGCAGAAAGGAAAgctaaaatacatttgaaagcTCCACCCATAATTCAACCTGACCTATCTACTGGAAAGTTGACTTGCCTCTCCTCACAGAACACACCCACAACCACAGGTACATTACACtattattacatcatattaCATAGCTCTTGTCCTGTAATTACTCTACTCTATATACAATAAATTGTTTATATCATTTCTTTAGAAATCTTATCACTACAACACTCAAAACCCAAACAACGAGAAAATGTAAGTATCGAAAATAATAACACACAATTAATGTATAGTTAACTATTTTTTATAGTATTTAGTACCTATTAAAACTAACAATACTTTATGCCAACAAGTGGTACCTCTTCCAATACTTTAACACTCCCTCAACTACCTAGCAACCACTATTACAAGAGAGCATCACAATCCTCATATTTCTAGTGTTTTAAGCTCAGGTCTCCCTCGTTATCACACTCAATGAAAGTACCTACTCACATCTcacaaacatttccttctcttTAGTTAGTGAGAACCCTCTAGAAAAGTAAGTTGTCTAATACACtacatgttaattaatattgttataaactaattaattattgcactttattattgttgtaataTACTGCccttaataatattataataataattatttatattacagcttaattaatattgtaataataattatattattgttattgtcttTCTCTTTTAGTCTCCTTTATCCTTCAGTCACGACATCATCATATGATCCATCCAGCACATGCTGTACCAACCACATCTCCCTTCACTTTCCAAACAGTCCTTTTAATACAAGAACTATAGCACAAAGAACTAATCCTCACTAACACAATGTTATAGCTTGaaatctttctctctttctctgaaTATGTCagctaatttattttattacctaAATCCCAATTAGAAATAAGATGTTGATTCATCATGATTAGTATAAGAGGAAGATTTTTCCATTGATGTTTAGTATAAGAGGAAGAGTTTGCCATTGACGTTTGGTATAAGAGGAAGAGTTTGCCATTGATGTTTAGTATAAGAGGAAGAGTTTGCCATGATGTTTAGTATAAGAGGAAGATTTTGCCATTGACGTTTGTATAAGAGGAAAATTGACATCAATGACTAATGTTATGATCATTAAAAAGTAAGAATGAATCAGAACTGTCTCATTACAATTCACATTAAGTTGGTATTAATTTACACACACATCATATTTAAGGacatagatattattattattgcttagCTTAGGCAGTGAAACATCATACAACTTCAATTTTATAATTGTGCCAAGGAGTCTTCAAATCTACAAGCACAGCATGTATCATTGCAGTCTATttgctaaaaataataaaaatataattattattataaaaaataataaaatcataatgcTAAAAATTAATGATACTAGATCTGTAGTTCACAATATATTATTGTCACTGCATGGACAATATTCAACTATAAAAAAAGTTCAACTATACATATCAGATGTGACATTGTCAGTCATAAAGGGTATTTGGAAGTCATTTTTGAAATATTGCTGCTCCATAGGTGTGTTCACAGTCCATGCAGCAACAACTATACCATAATTTGTCATGAACTTCATAGCTGAAAGCCTGCATCATTAAATTAAGAAAATAGTTGGAATATATAACATTGTTTTTCTTACCTATTATTTATGACATCATGTTTGTTAGGTAAACAATATAGCAACATGGAGGACTTTTACATACCCAGTTTATAAGAATCCAATAAAATACTCTTGATCCTATGTAGCAATGGTTTGCTTCCAGCATTGAGAGAAACGTGGAATTTTATTTGGATAGTGAGAAAATTCTGTACTACAACAAGCTACTCCACATAATATATTGGGATCTTTTTGTCTTAACTTTTTAAGGAAAGAATTCGAAAGAGTgcattgaaatttattttatactagTATTCTACACTCACTGCATAAATAACATCAGGATAAAATGAACACAACTGCTATTTTGTCATAAAGTGTATTATCATTACTGAACAATGTCTCCAGTGGGAGTACTGTCTATAATGagaatataacaataattatgaaaatgaaactgaaatgtcTTAGAGTTTATCATAAAGTGGTATAATTAATGTGTAATATAGTACACATACTTCTTCTGTGTTcctttgacatctaataacatGAATAGTCCTAATTGTTTTATCATTGTTACTGCTTCTTCAAGAGTGGAATTCTAGCACCAGAGAcactaaaaatacaaaatatataaatctaaTTGAACATAAAGTGTTTGCTTGCCAATTAATGACACAACATTTCGTAAAATTAATCTTACCCAAATTTCACACCAACATCTAACGTCTTTGCTTCTTTCAAAGTCATTTCATGTAGCCATCCAGTACCATTGCTTGTTTCTGTCTACAACAGGATCATGAAAAAGTACTGGATGTCCATCTTTTGTAAAACTAGATCAACTTCTACAACACTAGCTCCCACAGTTCGAGAATATTGGAATCCTTCTACTGTATTTTCAGGAATTCCTCCTCTATTgtgaaacaataataattataacatagtACATACAATAATGTGATTAACTGACCTGTGTGAAATAGGTCCTCTAGACATTGCTTCCCGTAGTTTCTGCATCCTCTGAGCTGGATATTGAGGGCATCTTAACCCACATAATGTAGCCCAAAAGAGACGAATCAGAAAGTAATAGAGAGTCGCCAGTCGTCTCAATAAGAAAGTCATATCCATTATGCACTCGCCGGCATCTTCCATTGTTTTA
This DNA window, taken from Gigantopelta aegis isolate Gae_Host unplaced genomic scaffold, Gae_host_genome ctg3799_pilon_pilon:::debris, whole genome shotgun sequence, encodes the following:
- the LOC121392425 gene encoding LOW QUALITY PROTEIN: MAPK/MAK/MRK overlapping kinase-like (The sequence of the model RefSeq protein was modified relative to this genomic sequence to represent the inferred CDS: inserted 2 bases in 2 codons; deleted 1 base in 1 codon); this translates as MQRAKAGSMQKLFLLDYRIVGNMGEGXFSEVLKCQSLLDGKLYACKRMKQKYTSDRYNGTLSLILELMDMNIYELIKGICKRKSSSESKVKLYMYQLCKSIYHMHRNGIFHRDVKPENILIKDNVLKLADFGSCKSMYSKLPYTEYISTRCVNWYRAPECLLTDGHYGYKMDMWSIGCVLFELMSLRPLFPGSNELDQISKIHEIVGSPSAEVLDKFRKIQSRSMDFXFPYKHATGISPLLRHASKQCIDLITKLCMYDPDDR